The DNA segment CACGCCCGTGACCAGCGCCTGCCTGCCGGAGAGCAGGCCCCGCGGCCGATCATCCCCCTCCCGCACCTGGAGCGATCGCCAGGGCGCCGATAGCCGTAAGGGCGCAACCACGGCCTGCCCGCCCGCGTCGTACGCCGTCACCGTGAAGGGCACGGACTGGCCCGCCTCCACCACCAGCGCTGCCGGTTCCGCCACCAGCCGTGCTACCCGCGCCCCGGCCATGGTGTCGGCCGCCTGCGCCCCCAGCCGGCCGGGCGCAAGCAGTCCCGCAAACACCGCGACGACCAGCAGTAGCGTGACTCCTCGTTGTGCTCTCATGTCAGGGCTCCCCCGCTCGGCATTTGGGTAAAGGCGAGCCCGCTGGCGCACGGCCGGCTCGCGAAGGACGGGCGTGTTGTTCCTGAAACCGGTGCCGATACAGTCGATCCACAGCGGTTGGCTGTCAAGGCTGGCGGCCTGCCGGCCGGCCTGGCATCTTCTACATGCCAGGCAGGTATGCTGGTGCGGCTCCGCGTGATTCGCAGCCGTATTCCCGGCAACCGAGCCCAAGTCACGGAGCGGACCCCATGGCGCGCCAGACCTCTCGTTCCGGCGTCCCGCCGGGCCCATCTGCAGGTTCGAGTCGAGGCTCCGGCCTCCTCCGCTGTGCGGCAGCAGCCTGGCTGGCGGCGTGCGCCAGTGGCGGCCCGCCCCGGGCGACGCAGGCGCCGGCGCCGCCGCCACTGGCCACCTACCGGGTCTACGTGGGCGCCGAGTCCTCGGACCAGATCCACCGTGTGCGCTTTGGCCCCGGCGGCGCCGTGGTCGAGAAGACCACGCCCATCGGCGAGCTGCCCGTCGAGATGGAAGGCCCGCACGGGCTGGCCATTTCGCCGGATGGCCGGTACGTCTACCTGAGCACGGGCCACGGCATCCCCACGGGCAAGGTCTGGAAGTTCGCGGCCGGACCGGACACGCTGGTCGGGCGGCCCACGCAGCTCGGGCCGTTCCCCGCCACCCTGGACCTCACGCCGGACGGGCTGTACGCCTTTGTGGTCAACTTCAACCTGCACGGCGATCCCGTCCCTTCTTCCGTCTCGGTCATTTACACCCCCGACCTGACCGAGGCGGCCCGCACCACCACCTGCGCCATGCCGCACGGCAGCCGCGTCAACCCGCAGGGGACGCAGCAGTATTCGGCGTGCATGATGGATGACCAGTTGGTCGAGCTGGACACGCGCACCTTCCGCGTGTCGCGGCGGTTCAGCGTGGCGCACGGGGCGGAGGCTCCGCTGGCGGCAGCGGCGGCGGCCGAGGGCGGGGCGGCCCATGGCGCTGGCCACCGCGCCGGTGCGGCGGCGACCGTGGGCACGCCGGGCCCCATGGCCATGCCCAACCCGAGCTGTTCGCCGACCTGGGCGCAGCCCTCAGCCGACGGCAGCCGCATCTACGTCGCCTGCAACAAGAGCGACGAGATCCTGGAGATCTCCTCTGGCGAATGGCGGCTGCTGCGCCGCTTCCCGGCCGGGCGCGGGCCGTACAACCTGGCGGTAACGCCGGATGGCCGGCTGCTGGTGGCGACGCTCAAGCAGGGCGCGGCCGTGCAGTTCTTCGACCTGGCCAGCGGGCAGAGCCTGGGGACCACGCCCACCTCCATCAAGGTGGCGCACGGCGTCGCGGTCTCGCCCGACTCGCGCTATGCCTTCGTCAGTGTCGAGGGCATTGGCGGCGAGCCGGGGAGGGTGGACATCTACGATGTGCGCTCGCTCCGGCGCGTCGCTTCCGCAGACGTTGGCCTGCAGGCCAGCGGCATCGCCTTCTGGAGGATGCACCCTGCGCGTTGATCGAAGCTAAACAAAAAAAGGGGGCGGTAATGTACAGGTCGTTCACAATGGTCGTGGAAAGAGATCCGGAAAGCGGCTGGTTGGTCGGTGAAATCGTGGAATTGCCAGGTTGCTACACCCAGGCGCCGGACCTCCCCGCGCTTGAAGAGAACATGCTGGAGGCCATTATGGCCTACCTTCAGACGACCGAGCTCGAGGAGCCCCTCCCGGATTACGTGGGAACTTTGCGGATCGAGTTACCCTCTTGAGCAAGTTGCGCCTGGTCGCCTACGGCGAATTGCGGAAGGTAGCCGAGGCTACCGGATCTGTAGGGCGGGCGCTACCTTGCAAGGGGCAGCTTGTGCTTCACCACACCTCCGCATCACCGCCGGCCGTATACAGCAGGATCCGCTGCTTCACGCGTTCCCCGGTAAGTCGTTCCCAGGCCTCGGCGTAGAGGTCCACCTGACGGCGGTAGCGCTCCTGCCGCGCCTCGAATCCGGGCGCGGCGGCTGCCGCATCGGTCTTGTAGTCGACGAGCACCCAGCCGTCCGGCTCGCGGAACACGAGGTCAATGATGCCCTCGTAGAGCTCGAGTGGCTGGCCGGCGGCGCCCGAGCGGGGGTCCGCAAACGGCACTTCGACCAGCACGCGCTCGGCCTGGCGGGCGCGCTGCCACATCGGGTGGTCGCCCACCCGCCTTACCAGCTCGAGCAACTCCTCCAGCTCTTCCGGCTCGCCAGTCGGGCCGAGCGGCCGCTCCGCGGCAACGAGCAGGCCGCGGCAGAGGCTGCGCAGCCGCTCGCCCGATTCGCCGCGGGCCGCGGCTTCGAGCGCGGCGTGCACCGCCGTCCCCCACTCGGCGCCGCGCCCGGCGGGCGCGGCCGGCAGGGCTGCCCCGCCGGCATCGAGTCGGGAGGCGGCGAAGGAGCCCGGGGCTTCCGCGTCGCCGGGGAGAGCTCCGCCAATGGCCAGCCCGGCAGCGGCTTCGCCGCCCGCCCTGGCCAGGGCGGTCACGGTCACCGCCTTCCAGCTCGGCTCCGCCGCCGCCTTCCGTGCCGCCTCGGCCGCCTGCGCCCGGGCCTGGATCTGCTCGGCCGTGGCCTCCAGCTTCTTGCGCGGCGGCGGCGGCCGGCGCACGATCTCGAGGCGTTCCCAGCCGTTCTGCAGTACGGGGTATAGCAGCCGCCAGGGCGACTTGCTCTCCGTCCGGGCGC comes from the Gemmatimonadota bacterium genome and includes:
- a CDS encoding beta-propeller fold lactonase family protein, yielding MARQTSRSGVPPGPSAGSSRGSGLLRCAAAAWLAACASGGPPRATQAPAPPPLATYRVYVGAESSDQIHRVRFGPGGAVVEKTTPIGELPVEMEGPHGLAISPDGRYVYLSTGHGIPTGKVWKFAAGPDTLVGRPTQLGPFPATLDLTPDGLYAFVVNFNLHGDPVPSSVSVIYTPDLTEAARTTTCAMPHGSRVNPQGTQQYSACMMDDQLVELDTRTFRVSRRFSVAHGAEAPLAAAAAAEGGAAHGAGHRAGAAATVGTPGPMAMPNPSCSPTWAQPSADGSRIYVACNKSDEILEISSGEWRLLRRFPAGRGPYNLAVTPDGRLLVATLKQGAAVQFFDLASGQSLGTTPTSIKVAHGVAVSPDSRYAFVSVEGIGGEPGRVDIYDVRSLRRVASADVGLQASGIAFWRMHPAR
- a CDS encoding type II toxin-antitoxin system HicB family antitoxin, producing MIEAKQKKGAVMYRSFTMVVERDPESGWLVGEIVELPGCYTQAPDLPALEENMLEAIMAYLQTTELEEPLPDYVGTLRIELPS
- a CDS encoding PD-(D/E)XK nuclease family protein; this encodes GFRFDVPPAAPPGTPVQQALGTLHEFWQWTRSQPADAAVAAIVDHLGLLPYAASGELGESRAGALTYALDAVRTAVLQGETSLLAAVAALEAALEVEDAETPLEPGREQVVRVMNLHKAKGLEAPVVMLAFPTGAGDHEPDRHIVRPAAAPSAQPAAAPTATGYLLIQERDGDRRGRVLARPLDWDNLAGEERRYAEAEKDRLLYVAVTRAAEELVISRCARTESKSPWRLLYPVLQNGWERLEIVRRPPPPRKKLEATAEQIQARAQAAEAARKAAAEPSWKAVTVTALARAGGEAAAGLAIGGALPGDAEAPGSFAASRLDAGGAALPAAPAGRGAEWGTAVHAALEAAARGESGERLRSLCRGLLVAAERPLGPTGEPEELEELLELVRRVGDHPMWQRARQAERVLVEVPFADPRSGAAGQPLELYEGIIDLVFREPDGWVLVDYKTDAAAAAPGFEARQERYRRQVDLYAEAWERLTGERVKQRILLYTAGGDAEVW